From Candidatus Babeliales bacterium:
CGCAAGATGAGATTAAGAAGGCCTACCGCAAGTTAGCCATCAAATACCATCCCGACAAAAACCCCGACAACAAAGCAGCCGAAGACAAATTCAAAGAAGCTGCTGAAGCTTACGAAGTTCTTTCAAGTGCTGAAAAACGCCAAAAGTATGACCAATTTGGGCATGCGGGCGTGGGTGGCGGTGGCGACCATGCCAACTACTCAGACCTTGGCGATATTTTTGAAAACTTTGGCGACATTTTTGGTGATCTTTTTGGCAACCAAGGCCGCAGCAAAAAGCAACGCGCTTCTGGCCCTGTCCCACAAAAAGGACACGATCTTTCTCAACGCGCTGAAATTAGCCTAAAAGAATCATACGAAGGCTGTAAAAAAGAAATTAAAGTTTTCCATTACGTTCCTTGCACCACCTGCAACGCTTCAGGCTGTGCGACGGGCACCAAGCCACAAGGTTGTAAGCCATGCGGCGGCACCGGCTCGTTACATTACCGCCAAGGCTTTTTTGCCTACTCCCAGCCCTGCACCACGTGCCACGGTCAAGGGTTTACCATTGCTTCGCCATGCACACAGTGCCGCG
This genomic window contains:
- the dnaJ gene encoding molecular chaperone DnaJ yields the protein MSKRDYYEILGVPKNASQDEIKKAYRKLAIKYHPDKNPDNKAAEDKFKEAAEAYEVLSSAEKRQKYDQFGHAGVGGGGDHANYSDLGDIFENFGDIFGDLFGNQGRSKKQRASGPVPQKGHDLSQRAEISLKESYEGCKKEIKVFHYVPCTTCNASGCATGTKPQGCKPCGGTGSLHYRQGFFAYSQPCTTCHGQGFTIASPCTQCRGQSRVQKHDRFSINIPAGIYDNAELRLQSKGDAGVFGGPSGDLFLIMSITPDKNFTRRDADLVTTLTLTYPQLVLGCQIEMELIDGSTESIKIPKGCPVGKEIIIPGKGFPDLRGHKRGNLVIITQCDIPTKINEEVKQALLDYDAELQKHHKDSGGFKSFFKRFLG